Proteins found in one Streptococcus iniae genomic segment:
- the uxuA gene encoding mannonate dehydratase, with the protein MEMSFRWYGEDDPVSLENIRQIPTMKGIVTAIYDVPVGDVWPGERIKQLKETVEASGLKISVIESVPVHEDIKLGRPTRDALIDNYIQTIKNLAAEGIDTICYNFMPVFDWTRTDLAYPYPDGSNALIFDEEVSKKMDPVNGELSLPGWDSSYTKDEMREIMDAYAKVDEEKLWEHLDYFIKRIIPEAEAVGVKMAIHPDDPPYSIFGLPRIITGLDAVERFVKLYDSKSNGITLCVGSYASDPQNDVLAISRRAFELDRVNFVHARNIKLGEGKSFKESAHPSEYGSIDMYEVVKLCHEFNFEGAIRPDHGRMIWGESGRPGYGLYDRALGATYLSGLYEAVQKSAL; encoded by the coding sequence ATGGAAATGTCATTTAGATGGTACGGGGAAGATGATCCTGTTAGCTTAGAAAATATCCGCCAAATTCCAACGATGAAAGGGATTGTAACAGCTATTTACGATGTCCCTGTTGGGGATGTTTGGCCTGGTGAACGGATTAAACAATTAAAAGAAACTGTTGAAGCATCGGGACTTAAGATTTCCGTCATTGAGTCAGTGCCAGTTCATGAAGACATTAAATTAGGACGCCCAACACGTGATGCTTTAATTGACAATTATATTCAAACCATTAAAAACCTTGCTGCAGAAGGCATTGATACCATCTGTTACAATTTTATGCCGGTTTTTGACTGGACACGTACGGATTTGGCTTACCCTTATCCAGATGGGTCTAATGCACTGATTTTTGATGAGGAAGTGTCTAAGAAAATGGATCCGGTTAATGGTGAATTATCATTGCCGGGTTGGGATAGCAGTTATACTAAAGATGAAATGCGTGAAATTATGGATGCCTATGCTAAAGTGGATGAAGAAAAACTTTGGGAACATCTAGATTACTTTATCAAACGGATTATTCCTGAAGCTGAAGCTGTCGGAGTTAAAATGGCCATTCACCCGGATGATCCACCTTATTCTATCTTTGGTTTACCAAGGATTATCACAGGACTTGATGCGGTGGAGCGTTTTGTGAAACTTTATGATAGTAAGAGTAATGGTATTACTCTTTGTGTTGGTTCTTATGCATCGGATCCTCAAAATGATGTTTTAGCGATTTCTCGCCGTGCCTTTGAGCTTGACCGTGTCAACTTTGTTCATGCACGTAACATCAAACTTGGAGAAGGAAAATCCTTTAAGGAATCCGCTCATCCATCGGAATATGGTTCTATTGATATGTATGAAGTGGTCAAATTATGTCATGAATTTAACTTTGAAGGTGCTATTCGTCCAGATCATGGACGCATGATTTGGGGAGAAAGTGGTCGTCCAGGGTATGGGTTATATGACCGCGCTCTAGGAGCAACCTACCTCTCCGGATTGTACGAAGCTGTTCAAAAATCTGCTTTATAA
- a CDS encoding SDR family oxidoreductase, which produces MSRVIDFKDKVVVVTGAGGVLCGFMAKEFAKAGAKVALLDLNQESAQKYASEIEAEGGIARAYKANVLSKENLEEVRKAVVNDLGAADILVNGAGGNSPKATTDNEYHTLNLPDETKTFFDLDEAGISFVFNLNYLGTLLPTQVFAQDMVGRPGANIINISSMNAFTPLTKIPAYSGAKAAISNFTQWLAVHFSKVGIRCNAIAPGFLVTNQNRALLFSEDGQPTARAEKILTNTPMGRFGEAEELIGGLFFLADDKSASFVNGVVLPIDGGFSAYSGV; this is translated from the coding sequence ATGAGTAGAGTAATTGATTTTAAAGATAAAGTTGTCGTGGTTACAGGGGCAGGTGGTGTGCTTTGTGGTTTTATGGCAAAAGAATTTGCCAAAGCTGGCGCAAAAGTTGCACTTTTAGACCTTAATCAGGAATCAGCCCAAAAATATGCTAGTGAGATTGAAGCTGAAGGGGGGATAGCAAGAGCTTACAAAGCAAATGTCTTATCGAAAGAAAATTTAGAAGAAGTCCGAAAAGCTGTTGTCAATGATTTAGGGGCAGCTGATATTCTTGTCAATGGTGCTGGAGGGAACTCCCCTAAAGCAACAACAGATAATGAATACCATACCCTTAATTTACCAGATGAAACCAAAACATTTTTTGATTTAGATGAAGCTGGAATTAGTTTTGTGTTCAATCTTAATTATTTAGGAACCTTATTGCCAACTCAAGTCTTTGCTCAAGACATGGTTGGTAGGCCAGGTGCTAATATTATTAATATTTCATCAATGAATGCTTTCACACCACTGACAAAAATTCCGGCTTATTCAGGTGCCAAAGCAGCTATAAGTAATTTTACACAGTGGCTTGCAGTTCATTTCTCAAAAGTTGGGATCCGTTGTAATGCAATTGCTCCTGGATTTTTAGTGACAAACCAGAATCGTGCGTTACTCTTTTCTGAGGATGGACAACCAACAGCTCGTGCAGAAAAAATCCTCACCAATACTCCAATGGGACGTTTTGGAGAAGCAGAAGAATTAATTGGTGGCCTCTTCTTCTTAGCTGATGACAAATCAGCAAGTTTTGTTAACGGGGTTGTTTTACCAATTGATGGTGGTTTTTCTGCCTATTCGGGTGTTTAA